The sequence GGCGGGCGACGTGACCGAAGGCCAGATCGCCGCGTTCGCGATGGCGGTCTATTTCAACGAGTTGCCGCTGTCCGCGCGCATCGCGCTGACGCTCGCGCAGCGCGATTCCGGCGACGTGCTCGACTGGCGCGGCGCGCGCCTGAACGGGCCGGTGGTCGACAAGCACTCGACGGGCGGCGTCGGCGATCTGACCTCGCTCGTGATCGGGCCGATGGTGGCCGCGTGCGGCGGCTACGTGCCGATGATCTCGGGCCGCGGCCTCGGCCACACGGGCGGCACGCTCGACAAGCTCGAGGCGATTCCCGGTTACGATGTCGCGCCGTCCGTCGACATGCTGCGCCGCGTCGTGCGCGACGCGGGCCTTGCGATCGTCGGCCAGACCGCGCAGCTCGCGCCCGCCGACAAGCGGATCTATGCGGTGCGCGACGTGACGGCGACCGTCGAATCGATCTCGCTGATCACCGCGTCGATCCTGTCGAAGAAGCTCGCGGCGGGCGTCGGCGCGCTCGCGATGGACGTGAAGGTCGGCTCCGGCGCGTTCATGCCGAGCGCGGAGCAATCGGCCGAACTCGCGCGCAGCATCGTCGACGTCGGCAACGGCGCGGGGATGAGGACGGCCGCGACGCTCACCGACATGAACCAGGCGCTCGCGCCATGCGCGGGCAACGCGATCGAGGTGCGCTGCGCGATCGATTTCCTGACGGGCGCGGCGCGCCCCGCGCGGCTCGAAGCGGTCAGCTTCGCGCTCGCCGCGCAGATGCTGACGATGGGCGGGCTTGCCGCGGACGCGCACGATGCGCGCCGCCGGTTGCGCGCGGTGCTCGAATCGGGCGCGGCCGCGGAGCGGTTCGCGCGGATGGTCGCGGCGCTCGGCGGGCCCGCCGATCTGGTCGAGCGGCCCGAGCGGCATCTGCCGCGCGCGGCTGCCGCCGCCCCCGTGGCCGCCGCGCGCGCCGGCTGGATCGAGCGGATCGACGCGCGCGCGCTCGGCCTGGCGGTCGTCGGCCTGGGCGGCGGGCGCGCGAAGATCGGCGACACGCTCGATTACTCGGTCGGACTGTCCGCGCTCGCGGAGCTGGGCGAGCGCGTCGAGGCGGGCCAGCCGCTCGCGACCGTTCACGCGCGCGACGCCGATTCGGCCGCGCAGGCGACCGACGCGGTGCGGCGCGCCTACCGGATCGGCGCGGAGCCGCCGGCGCAGACGCGCGTCGTTCATGCCGTGATCGAATGATCGAACGTGTTGCGCGCATCGGCGCGTCGTATCTGTCGACGCATGGCGGATGTCGAAACGGCGCGGTATGCCGCGCGGCGGCGCGTTTGCGTGGGGCGGCTCGCGAACGCAAACTGATGCGGAAGGGCGGAAGGGCGGCGGGCGGCAGCCGACGGGCACGTGGCACGCGAATCCCGAGGCGACATGCATCGCCGGCGTTCGCCGCCCGGAAACGAATCACTGGACATCGAATCACCCAACATCGAATCACCGAACGAGGTCACACGACATGACGCATCACGCATTGATCGAAGCGGCGAAGGCCGCGCGCGAAAAGGCCTACGCGCCGTATTCGAACTTCAAG is a genomic window of Burkholderia mallei ATCC 23344 containing:
- the deoA gene encoding thymidine phosphorylase: MTFLPQEFIRKVRDRAPLDTADVARFVQGVTAGDVTEGQIAAFAMAVYFNELPLSARIALTLAQRDSGDVLDWRGARLNGPVVDKHSTGGVGDLTSLVIGPMVAACGGYVPMISGRGLGHTGGTLDKLEAIPGYDVAPSVDMLRRVVRDAGLAIVGQTAQLAPADKRIYAVRDVTATVESISLITASILSKKLAAGVGALAMDVKVGSGAFMPSAEQSAELARSIVDVGNGAGMRTAATLTDMNQALAPCAGNAIEVRCAIDFLTGAARPARLEAVSFALAAQMLTMGGLAADAHDARRRLRAVLESGAAAERFARMVAALGGPADLVERPERHLPRAAAAAPVAAARAGWIERIDARALGLAVVGLGGGRAKIGDTLDYSVGLSALAELGERVEAGQPLATVHARDADSAAQATDAVRRAYRIGAEPPAQTRVVHAVIE